Part of the Debaryomyces hansenii CBS767 chromosome C complete sequence genome is shown below.
AAGCTACAGATCTATATATGTGCCAATCAACTTAcattaaattttgaatttcttcaagaacaCCCTCGACAAGCTTAAATAATTTCGATAGCAAATGAATATATGACAAACTTTAGAAATTACATGAACTATAATTTCCAGCtgtaatattattattaatagcAATATTTCCTTTTCATCGATTAGGCCAAATTATTTGGCCTGTAcaatattaatagaaaTGTGTTGTTCACGATGAGACACATTTGGGTGGGGGAGGAGAGAGTCCTTTAGATTTCGCAAAAAGTAACGCGCTATAGAATAATTAAAGGAGATAGCTCATATCGGTACAGAAAATGCGGAGCGCATAATCAATACTTTTGGCAAAACAATAAATCTATAGTTGATACCGAATTTTAGTTTCCCCcaccaaaatatttataaaatgtGGGCAaggaaaaaaaaagttaAGCATCTGGAGTCCTTTATAAAACAGgaaatattcttaattctttacatttttattttattctttatcTTATAAAATTACAATATGACTGTTGTTGAATCTTCCATATTACCTAAGGGCATCTATTCCCCAATTCCTACatattataaaaatgatgGTAAATTCTCTTTAGACACAGAAACCCAAGTCAAACATGCTTTAATGTTATATGAAAGTGGTATAAACGGGTTGGTTGTTTCTGGAAGCATGGGTGAATCAACCAATATTTCACCTGCAGAAAGAAACAGTGCTTTGAGAAATCTCAGACAAGCTATTCCAGACAAAACTTTTAAGCTTATTGCAGGTATGCCTCCTAATAGTGTTGCAGAAGTCATCACTGAGTCTGAAGAAAGCAAGAAAAATGGAGCAGActttataattttgttgGTTCCAGGATACTTTGGACCTAATTTGATTAGTCAACAAGGTATCATCGACTATTTCCTAAATGTCGCTGATTACACTGCTTTACCTATTGTCATTTATAATTATCCAGGCGTCTGTAATAATGTCAATATCATGATTGAAACTTTCGAAACATTATCTAAAcatgaaaatattgctGCTGTCAAGTTAACTCATTTTAatttagatatatatacattGTTGGGAAATAATAAGACTTACGAAACTAATAACTTTAGACCTTTTACTGGTTTGGGTCAAGTATTGATTCCATCACTTTCAGTTGGTATGTTTGGTGCTATTGATGGTTTATCGGGTATATTTCCAAAGAGTATGTTAAAGCTTATGAAATTGTACGAAGATGGTGAGAAAGAAAAAGCTCTCCAATTGCAGTACATTGTCACCAAGGTTGACTTAATGATCAGTGAATTGAATGTTGTTGGTGTTAAACAACTTTTGAAAGAAGTTTATGGTTATGGAGAAATTGTGTCGGGTAGACCACCATTAAGTAAACCAGTTGACTTGAATGCATACAAAAAGTATGAAACcgatatcaaaatattagctgaaattgaaaaatctttGTAGAAATTTCACCATGAACTTTTTTTTCTACATTCTAATTAAACTGATACTTGCTGTGGTGCTTGATTATGTTTCCTACGGAAATGTTGTGGCTTCAGACTTACGGTGTTTggtattatattaaatagaTTGTTacataataaatatttctttatctaaaaaaatagaattaatttcatattcattattctaAGATTTTCTCTCTCTCAAGATTATACCTTCAATTAAGAGGGAGGAGTGTAACACACCTTTAGGTTACCGTTTTAAGTGTTGCAAATTTCCATTTATCAAAAGAGTCTTACCCggatatatatttaaaacatTATGAGTTTCTTTGGATTCAACTTCCgtataatgatttcatgATTAACTATAGATACCTCATTCATACTagtttatatttttataagTGGGGCTgttgaaattaattgaccaatttttgtttttatGAATAATCCTAAAAATTTGTaaaaatcatatatattttttaaacaaggaaaattttcaggttacataaaattatataccAATTGTAGCAGGCCACATGTAAACTCTGGTTactaaaaataaattacatagtatattttaatgCGAGAGTCTgagttaataatttaacaGCACCTTTAGAAGAACAGTAATGTGCTGACCCTTTTTTTCCTACAAAACTCATAATAAATCCAGTATTAACGATGACTCCGTCTTTTTATTCTCTAAGTAGTAATTAATTGCTAGCGTATTTAATGAGAAAACGCCAGTTAAATTCATATCAAGAACATTTTGCCATTCGTctatttctaattcatgAGAAGGTGTATTTCCCCCGATCCCTGCATTTGAAAATACAAAATGCAAATCaccaaattttgataaagtACAGTTTATTAGTAGCTTGTTATCTTCATGTTTAGAAGTATCCATCTGAACgtaatgaaaatttaaatcagAAAAACCTTTTGACCGAAACTCATGTAGTGTAATTCGTAGCTTCCGGTGTCCTGCAAATCGACAATGGCAGTTTTAGCACCCAAGTGGAGAAGTTTGATGGCTGTCGCGAGCCCAATACCAGAAAATCACCCtgtaataataacaacTTTATTCTCAAAATTATAGCACATGGTTGTACATCAATGGTCCTTAAATTCACTGATATTTTAAgcatattatttatatttatatatttgtcTTTCAATACTTTTGGAAAAGAATATCCTGATGAGACggtattatattatcaGGTTCCACTGGCAATGAGAGAGGGTAATTTTAAAGTTCCCTCGTTAAAATTTAAGACAAGACCTTCAATCATTTTCTGGAGAAATAAGATCGCTGTATTATATAAGCAACAGAATTTTAATGGATCTCAGATTTTATTATGCAGTCACTTACGGCTTTCCCGATTAGTAAAAGGGTTCCAATATACCTGCATTTTTTGTTATTGTTGTGGAATTTATAGTCTTTAGAAGTAAAAACACCCATTCCTGGGGTGCTGGTAGCGGAGGTATTGATATACAAACTTAAGAACAGATacaagaaaaatggaaTAAAGCAGAATTAGCTTAATTTATGtaacaattaaaaaagaTACTTGAAAGGTTTGAATTTTAAGAGCAGATCCTATCAACTAAActtatcaagaaaaataGTTATGCAGCCAAACAAGGTTCCTGGGAGATTAAAATATAGTATATTAACATTTTATAGgtatatagtatatatCCATGCTGCgtaattgaaaattaaatcaCAAAAAGAATATGCAGCTAAAGGCCTTAATAACCTAAAACTCAAATCTGAGCTCATTCATAAGAGCGAAAGAACGTTATATCctcaatatatatattaaaataatatataagcTAAATAAATCTAATCTTGTGAGAAAGAGTTCCAATTTGTTCGATAGAAATTTCAACGAGATCTCCATCTTTTAAGTACCGTCCACTTACCGCTCCAACGCCGCTTGGAGTGCCGGTCATAATTACAGTCCCTTGTTCCAATGTTGTACCCTGGCTTAAAAAGGcaataatcttttgaatGTTGAACAAGAGATCGTCAGTGTTTGCATCTTGCCGAAGTTCACCGTTAATTCTAGTTTGAAGTTGAAGTGTATGTGGATTTTTAATAACTCTTGTGGAAAAAAGAGCAGGTCCTAATGGTGCATATCTATCAAAACTCTTAGAGTAATACCATTGTGGAATATTACCTGAATAATCCGGGTGATATTGCCATATACGAGCAGATACGTCATCACCGACGATGTAACCTGCTACATAATTCAAAGCATCTTCTTCCTTGATGTGCTTGCCAGTTTTTACAATGACTACACAAAACTCACCTTCATAATCACATTGGTTTTCTTGAGCAATCTTAGGGATTGCAATAGCTTCATTGTGATCTCCAACACTGGTACGTGGCTTATAGAAAATTTGAGGCTTTGGAGGTGGAGGTAAACTACCTTCTTGGATAtgtttcatataattcattCCAACGCACTTGACAATAGGGCACCCTCACTGGTAAGAGGTCCTAATAATTCCTTGACttctaaaatttcatcaGTCACTTTTGCGTCTGAAAAGATGTTTCCTGTAACAACTTTAGCCTTGATGGTTTTCCCATTAGCAAAATCTTTCCCACATTATATGAAGATCCAGAGATAATTGGCTCACCTCTGTAAATTTGGCCATCTTTAGCAACGAATCTAATTATTCTATCCCAATTtgactttttttttttattttgatagCGACgtattcttgaataattcaattcatttttataaGTAAAAAGTACATTAGAGGAGTACAGCTATTTATATGTGTACAAATAAGGAGTGTTATGGGAGAAAACTTTTGGAAGATAGAGCTGCACAGTTTTTGATGGGAGCAGTGGGGGACGCTAGGAGCTGTAACTTAGCTCCAGATGCAACTCAGCTTGCAAAATGGGGCACAGTAATGcttattaatgaattactGGTGGTCTTTAGTTCATCCCCCCTCTTCGGTTCGGCTACTAAATGTCTATGGCCTTGccttttttaattcttatTTCTTACTTATTCATGAAGTACTTAGCGCTTGTGGAAATTTTCgatttttctttgtaagGTGTTCTTTGCCACCCCCGTATTTTTAAAGCCACCcatttatttctttgaaatacttTGTATCATATATTCTAGTATCATATATTTTAGTATCGGAAGGATAATCTATATAAAATACTCCGATCGCCTGGGGTACCACACCTCCCCCACCTAactttttttcatcaaatgtCCTGTATGTtaataattggaattgaaaGAGCTTGGTGGAGAATACAATTCAAGGTAAATTCAATACCTTGAATTGTAATGATATCCAATATAAAATAACATCAATTGTCAGTTATGTCGAGTTATTTTagaataattgattatgaGAATTTAACATTATGAATAGAAATTCAACTAATTTTAACGCGTGGGCGAATAATCCACtcaaaacaagaaaagatGTAGTTCAAGCGCTTGAACAACAAGTAGAGCCGTTGATTCCTGCATTTACAGAAGATGCTGCAAGAGTCAGTTTGGCAGATACATCTGCTCTTTTCAGTATGGAATCGGCAGAGTTAGAAGGATTCGCTCGACCATTATGGGGTATTGTACCATTTGTCTATGGTGGAGGTGAGTTTAAGCATTGGGAAGTATTCAGAAGGGGGTTATCCAACGGAACAAACCCAAGTCATCCAGAGTTTTGGAAAGATGCTAATGATATCGATCAGCATTTGGTTGAATTAGCTGCCATTGGTTTTGCCTTATGCCTTGTTCCCGAGCATATTTGGAATCCTTTAACCAAGGAGGCTAAAGATAATGTTTCCAGGTTCTTACTAAAAGCAAGGGAAAAGGAATTTCCCCATTGTAATTGGAAGTTTTTTAGAATTATGATTGATTTAGGTTTAGATAAAGTTGGAGTGACTTTCGACAAGTCTTTTACAAAGGCTTATATGGAAGATTTGGATGTAATGTATATTGATGAAGGTTGGTACGGTGATGGAGCGAACAATAGGattgattattataatcCCTTTGCGTTGCATTTTTACGGTATGATTTATGCATTTGTAATGCAAGAGAGAGATCCAGGACGAAGCAAGAAGTACAAGGACAgagcattattatttgcaaaGCAATTTATTCATTGGTTTAGTGATGATGGGGCTTGTATTCCATTTGGTAGATCCTGTACTTATAGATTTGCAGTCGATGGTTTCTGGGGCATGTTGGCTTGTGTCATAAAAGCTGACGAAGAACCTATAATTCCATGGGGCGTATTAAAAGGAATTTATTTAAGAAATTTGCGTTGGTGGTCCAAGCAGCCAGTATCTTTCTTTAAGACCAACATTTTATCTGTTGGTTTCAGTTACCCAAATCAATTTATGTGTGAAAGTTACAACTCTCCACAATCTCCGTACTGGTCTCTCAAGGCGTTTACATCCTTAATCTTACCTGATTCTCATCCTTTCTGGAGTGCCAAGGAAGAACCATTGGTTTTAGATAGTGCCTCTCTTAGAGTTCCCGGTATGTTAATTTCACACAACAAAGGTAATACCGTTGCGCTTGTCAGTGGTCCATATCTGACATTTTTAAGACATCACGCTGAAAAGTATAGCAAGTTCGCCTACAGTTCACGTTACGGGTTTAATGtggaaaataatttgaaagacTTTTCAACCGCGTCACTTGATAATATGATTGGTTTCAGTTATACTGGAAGggatttcttcttcagagAGTCAAGCAAATCTTGGATTTTTGAGGACGGTCTCTATTCAGAGTGGTCGCCTAGTGGAGCGAATGACATTGAAGTTAAAACTTGGATTCTtcagaaagaaaattatcatATTAGAGTTCATCGTGTCTATAATAATAGCTCATTGGACGTCAACACTCGTGAAGGTGGGTTTGCGGTTAGTACTATGCATGAAAACCAAATAGAACAAAAGAAATCCCTTACACCGAAACCTATTGCACGTTTAACAACTTCAAAAGATACGACGCTCGTtgttaatttattagatgaaagAAAACCCAGGATTTGTAAATCTGAACCAAATTCTAACATAATTTCCTCAAAGGTAGTATTGCCACAATTAGAAGGAAAGATAGGAGCACGTTCGTCTGCACAATTCGCTTGTGCCATATATGCTCAACCTAAAGATAGGTCTTTTGATTTGGACCACTGGCAAGGCAATATAGAACTTCCAAGtgtagaagaattagaaagtTTGAAGTCAAGTGCTGAAAGGGTCAAATGTAACGTCGCTGGTAAAAGTGACGAAATAATGACACAACAAATGACAAAGTTGATGTCAAAATTCGAAGATAATTAAGATTGGGATAGGCTGATTATAACttagaattgaaaacaTTCTTTTGAATCATACCACTTTTGGTATGTGATGTTGTAGTTTGTTTATTGTTTAGCTATAGATTAggataataaatttttttccattaatattcttctaGTTACGTTTCGAGAATACGTAATCttttaacaaatttgaGATTTATTCAATGTATAATAGGCATTTTGTAAACCtatattttgtaaatcTATGTTTGTGTTAATGAtttatgtatattattggGTTTATagatattattataccTTTATATGTAATGcttattgaattgattaaattacTTATAAAACTATTTATAAAGACCAAGTTCTAACAATTTATTTCCAATCATTAAGAAATAATAGTCCGCATACACCAAACCGTGATCAAATGTTCTCCATTCTTCGATAACATCTggattattaatgaatgtAGACTTAGATAAAATAGTGTCAGTTGGACCGAGCTCAACAGTCCCATCATCATTCAAAGTAGCTTTCTTGTTATAAGCAAGTTTAATACAGTCGCTCACAAGTTTTAAAGCACTGTTTAAGATTTCTTCGTCCTTAATGCACTCGTAAATTTTGAGCATACCAAATGCAGCAGCCATTCCAGAAGATACATCACGAATATGCTTGTCTGGCGCATCGAAATCCCATGGTGGAACTCCATCTTCTGGCAATTTCGATAAATAATACTTAGTGATACTCAAGGCAGCATCTAAGAAATTTTTATCTTTGGTATAAATGTAGGTTTCTATGTAGCCAAGTATACCCCACGCTTGTCCCCTAGTCCAACCCGATTCATCGGCATAACCCTGGAAGGTGAACTTATCCTTAGCTTTACCAGTTTCTCGATCGTACATCACAACATGATAAGATGACCAGTCGTCTCTGAAGTGATTCTTTAGGGTAATCTCAGCATGCGTAGTGGCAATGTCTGCTAAACGGGAATCTCCACTCAATTCCGCTCCCATATATAAAAGGTTCAAGTTACacatattatcaatgataacAACTAAATCCTTATCGAAGCTTGACGTTCTACaaccttcttctttaattggGAAAAGTTCATCCCAACTTCTAATACAACCAACCTTTTCATCGAATCTAGAAGCTAAAGAATGAGCTCCCTTGATTAAAATGTCTTTAGACTTTTCACTTCCACTACGCAAATATTCCGTTTCAAAAGATGGAACAAGCATAAAACCCAAGTCATGATTGTCTGTCTTATTTTTATGTTTAGCCATACCCTCAGCCCACCATTTTGCTGCATATTCTAATTTGACAGGATTGATCTTCTCGCTCGGGAAATATTCAGGGTACTTTTCACTTCTGGCTAATAAAGTATAAAGTGAACCCGGGAAGAATCCTGAAGTCCAGAAATCAGAATCTCTGCAGGTGTATCTGCTTCCTTTAGAATAATCAGGGAACTCAGTTGGTGGCTGTGGTTCACTTAATGCAGGCGTTGCAACTCCCCAAATTTTGGCAACTGTAGCGTCGCCATATAAGTAATCTTTTATTTCGTCTAAGTAAGCTTGTCTAGTCatgttttatttgaatcTGTACTTGGTTTTTAATAATGTCAACTTCAATTCCCAGTCCTTTTCGCTTCCTTTTAAATCATCTTCGATGGGGCCGGTGGGGGCGGGGATGATCTGTTAAAATGTGGGGGCAATATATTCTATCCCCCAGTAGACCCCGGAAAAGCCGCGCGATATCACAATTGTGttccattattaaaagGATGGTGAAAGTGGGCGTATATTATCAAGATTACTGCTATTTGTAATAAAACTGGAAAGAgtacttttttttttcgcAGCTATTTGAAATGATAGTAGAAGAACACGTAGCTTACATCTCGATCTATAAGAGTAGCAATTTTTGCTATAAACGAGATATTATTTGTTTCTATTAGCTTTTTAGATTATTATTCGCACCTACTATACtgtcaatattttttttataaacCTAGACAAAGTTATCTCTCCTTAATTGTTTTGTTCCAAACATCAGACCTCACATCATTTTCCGTAATTTCtcttgaatataaaattcaaatataacGTTCAAGAAGCAAAGCGAAAATAATGTAGATTGacaaataaaacaaaaaaagTAAAACATGACTGATTCTAATAAAAGATTTTCCTATTTTATTTCTGTCTCATGGTTCGACTATGATATTTGGTGAAGAGTCAGTTGTTAGTAGAGACTGGGAAGAACAAGGAAGGAATGCTGAAAGGAACGGTGTTCAAGGTGTAGTTATATCGGGTGCTCATTGGGAGAAGGTCGGTCAAGATTTAGTTCACGTATCCATAAAGGAACCACCAGGAATGAATCCAATTTCATGGGTGGcgaaagaaaaatatgaaaattatcGTATCAATTGCAGCAAGGATCTCGGCATAATATTCTTAAAGATGGAGGAATGAATGTAGTATTGAATGATACGGACAATTGGATCCATGACTCATTTACTTTAAAATGGATGTTTTCTAAAAAGTGTCCCCCAGTTAcctttttatcaataaacACAAAATATGATGCTGCATTTCACGCTAAAATCGGTAAGTTATTATAGCATCTAAGATCGCAAAGGATTTTGCTAATTGGTACAGGCGGTGCAGTACACAACTTATACAGAAACTACTGGCCTCAGATTGTTatttatagaaataatttgcTCAAGAGGTACCACCAGATCAATGGGATCTTGATTttagaaattatttttacGATGCTGTCCATACTATTCCTTCTACAGGAAACGCTAGTATTAGGGAAGTATTCTAAGATTAATACATAACCCAAGATTCAGGGTGCCCATGGAACAGACGACCATTACATGTCGGCCTGTTTTGTTGCTGGTGCTTCGAACGAAAAAGAGATTGGATATTTAACAAGTGAAATATGGGAGCTTCAAAATATGGGGGATTCtcaatatataattggGTCCTGGTAATATATCATATCTAATGtactattaataatttgatcgCATAAATAGACAGACCCATTTAACATCTACTAAGAGTGCTGCTTGTCTTTTTAAATATCTCTTCTATGCATAAAATGTTTATACTTTATATTACTACATGGACTATTCAATCTCTAGTTAGTTAAAGCTGC
Proteins encoded:
- a CDS encoding DEHA2C17754p (similar to uniprot|Q92W30 Rhizobium meliloti SMb20536), producing MNRNSTNFNAWANNPLKTRKDVVQALEQQVEPLIPAFTEDAARVSLADTSALFSMESAELEGFARPLWGIVPFVYGGGEFKHWEVFRRGLSNGTNPSHPEFWKDANDIDQHLVELAAIGFALCLVPEHIWNPLTKEAKDNVSRFLLKAREKEFPHCNWKFFRIMIDLGLDKVGVTFDKSFTKAYMEDLDVMYIDEGWYGDGANNRIDYYNPFALHFYGMIYAFVMQERDPGRSKKYKDRALLFAKQFIHWFSDDGACIPFGRSCTYRFAVDGFWGMLACVIKADEEPIIPWGVLKGIYLRNLRWWSKQPVSFFKTNILSVGFSYPNQFMCESYNSPQSPYWSLKAFTSLILPDSHPFWSAKEEPLVLDSASLRVPGMLISHNKGNTVALVSGPYSTFLRHHAEKYSKFAYSSRYGFNVENNLKDFSTASLDNMIGFSYTGRDFFFRESSKSWIFEDGLYSEWSPSGANDIEVKTWILQKENYHIRVHRVYNNSSLDVNTREGGFAVSTMHENQIEQKKSLTPKPIARLTTSKDTTLVVNLLDERKPRICKSEPNSNIISSKVVLPQLEGKIGARSSAQFACAIYAQPKDRSFDLDHWQGNIELPSVEELESLKSSAERVKCNVAGKSDEIMTQQMTKLMSKFEDN
- a CDS encoding DEHA2C17798p (some similarities with uniprot|Q672W5 Aspergillus flavus AF102 Dioxygenase), with the translated sequence MIFGEESVVSRDWEEQGRNAERNGVQGVVISGAHWEKVGQDLVHVSIKEPPGMNPISWVAKEKYENYRINCSKDLGIIFLKMEE
- a CDS encoding DEHA2C17710p (some similarities with uniprot|P10528 Bacillus megaterium gdhA Glucose 1-dehydrogenase A) is translated as MDTSKHEDNKLLINCTLSKFGDLHFVFSNAGIGGNTPSHELEIDEWQNVLDMNLTGVFSLNTLAINYYLENKKTESSLISDLL
- a CDS encoding DEHA2C17688p (similar to uniprot|Q7RX51 Neurospora crassa NCU05037 and YALI0B23100g Yarrowia lipolytica) — protein: MTVVESSILPKGIYSPIPTYYKNDGKFSLDTETQVKHALMLYESGINGLVVSGSMGESTNISPAERNSALRNLRQAIPDKTFKLIAGMPPNSVAEVITESEESKKNGADFIILLVPGYFGPNLISQQGIIDYFLNVADYTALPIVIYNYPGVCNNVNIMIETFETLSKHENIAAVKLTHFNLDIYTLLGNNKTYETNNFRPFTGLGQVLIPSLSVGMFGAIDGLSGIFPKSMLKLMKLYEDGEKEKALQLQYIVTKVDLMISELNVVGVKQLLKEVYGYGEIVSGRPPLSKPVDLNAYKKYETDIKILAEIEKSL
- a CDS encoding DEHA2C17732p (no similarity) — protein: MCTNKECYGRKLLEDRAAQFLMGAVGDARSCNLAPDATQLAKWGTVMLINELSVVFSSSPLFGSATKCLWPCLF
- a CDS encoding DEHA2C17776p (weakly similar to uniprot|Q8A3P1 Bacteroides thetaiotaomicron unsaturated glucuronylhydrolase), whose translation is MTRQAYLDEIKDYLYGDATVAKIWGVATPALSEPQPPTEFPDYSKGSRYTCRDSDFWTSGFFPGSLYTLLARSEKYPEYFPSEKINPVKLEYAAKWWAEGMAKHKNKTDNHDLGFMLVPSFETEYLRSGSEKSKDILIKGAHSLASRFDEKVGCIRSWDELFPIKEEGCRTSSFDKDLVVIIDNMCNLNLLYMGAELSGDSRLADIATTHAEITLKNHFRDDWSSYHVVMYDRETGKAKDKFTFQGYADESGWTRGQAWGILGYIETYIYTKDKNFLDAALSITKYYLSKLPEDGVPPWDFDAPDKHIRDVSSGMAAAFGMLKIYECIKDEEILNSALKLVSDCIKLAYNKKATLNDDGTVELGPTDTILSKSTFINNPDVIEEWRTFDHGLVYADYYFLMIGNKLLELGLYK